The proteins below come from a single Eucalyptus grandis isolate ANBG69807.140 chromosome 3, ASM1654582v1, whole genome shotgun sequence genomic window:
- the LOC104439652 gene encoding stemmadenine O-acetyltransferase — protein sequence MAMKVEVVSTETIKPSSPTPSHLRDFKLCLLDQLAPPFWVPVILFYSASNNEVAANSASVTGNLKTSLSQALSLFYPLGGRMKGNTAIDCNDEGALYLEAKARFELSEVLSNPDMNQLQQFLPFSSDKVVPNIEEQVIVGVQANFFDCGGIGIGICMSHKIADAASVSAFLTAWSEIALNGINGKASLITPFLKASELFPPKDVNFQMPYGFTSREKLLTKRFRFDGESLARLRARFGSATPTRVEAVTALIWKSAVEAARKRPEWNEKYPSSVAAHVVNIRSRMRPQPLPEHALGNLWRATVAPLIDTNKGVELQDFAGSLRKSIRAIDGEYLSVLQGERGLEKAYESLKAARKLAESSGGKMEFYGFSSWVNFPFYEVDFGLGRPTWLCTTGFPIGNMVFLMGTRCGNGIEAWITLHEHDMIEFDRNDELLQFISLSL from the coding sequence atGGCCATGAAAGTTGAGGTTGTCTCCACTGAGACCATCAAGCCTTCCTCTCCAACTCCATCTCACCTCAGGGACTTCAAGCTCTGTCTCCTTGACCAACTGGCTCCCCCGTTTTGGGTTCCGGTCATCCTGTTCTACTCGGCTTCCAACAACGAGGTGGCAGCGAACTCTGCCTCCGTCACTGGAAACTTGAAAACTTCGCTTTCGCAGGCGCTTTCCCTCTTCTACCCTCTAGGCGGAAGGATGAAAGGCAACACTGCCATCGATTGCAACGACGAGGGGGCACTCTATTTGGAGGCAAAAGCTCGCTTCGAGTTGTCCGAAGTTCTGTCGAACCCGGACATGAATCAGCTGCAGCAATTCCTCCCGTTCTCTTCAGACAAAGTTGTTCCCAACATTGAGGAACAAGTCATTGTAGGGGTCCAAGCCAACTTCTTTGACTGTGGCGGCATCGGGATCGGCATCTGCATGTCTCATAAGATTGCTGACGCTGCGTCAGTCTCTGCTTTCCTCACTGCATGGTCGGAAATTGCCCTCAATGGCATCAACGGCAAAGCTAGCCTCATCACTCCCTTCTTGAAAGCATCTGAGCTCTTCCCACCAAAGGACGTAAACTTCCAAATGCCATACGGATTCACCAGCAGAGAGAAGCTTTTGACCAAGAGGTTTCGTTTCGACGGTGAGAGCTTGGCAAGGCTCCGGGCCAGGTTTGGTAGTGCAACTCCTACTCGCGTCGAGGCAGTGACCGCCCTAATTTGGAAATCCGCTGTGGAGGCAGCGAGGAAAAGGCCAGAGTGGAACGAGAAGTATCCCTCATCAGTAGCGGCCCACGTGGTGAACATCAGAAGCAGGATGAGGCCACAACCATTGCCTGAGCATGCCCTTGGCAATCTGTGGCGGGCCACTGTTGCACCACTGATAGACACAAACAAGGGAGTTGAATTGCAGGACTTTGCAGGCAGTCTCAGGAAATCAATAAGGGCAATTGATGGCGAGTATTTGAGCGTGCTTCAAGGCGAGAGGGGATTGGAAAAGGCCTACGAAAGCCTCAAGGCGGCACGGAAGTTGGCGGAGTCGTCTGGGGGAAAGATGGAGTTCTACGGGTTCAGCAGTTGGGTGAATTTTCCTTTCTACGAGGTGGATTTCGGCTTGGGAAGGCCCACTTGGCTGTGCACCACCGGTTTTCCGATAGGAAATATGGTGTTTTTAATGGGAACGAGGTGCGGGAATGGGATCGAAGCTTGGATCACATTGCACGAGCACGACATGATCGAGTTCGACCGCAACGATGAGTTGCTACAGTTCATTTCGCTAAGCCTGTGA